A region from the Corylus avellana chromosome ca7, CavTom2PMs-1.0 genome encodes:
- the LOC132187181 gene encoding uncharacterized acetyltransferase At3g50280-like — translation MTNIRFLSTTTVRPTASHPSESTRRLELTPWDLQLLAVDQIQKGLLFYKPTPSQEKKLKGSVSVIDHLKSSLSRTLDIFFPLAGRLVKVENDDDKTTSFFVDCNNHGGAEFVHAVADGVTVADILEPLYVPDIVNSFFLMNKVLNCEGVSKPLLAVQVTELVDGIFIGCTLNHSVVDGTTFWRFFNTWSRISTGSANSTSQSPPIIGLGFLDGIIDLPIHIPFQFQRNEIHEDESSNTCPPLKQRVFHFSKEKIQQLKAKANAEMSTNKISSLQAVLAHLWRSVVRSRRLNADEEVFYCLLVGLRQRLQPPLPEEYLGNAILVVNVKATAGDLLEQGLGWAASQINKTIASQKAEEIKKYVEDWIKTPKFLTPTSLPSNRLVTGSSPRFNVYGNDFGWGRPLAVRSGVGNKSDGKLTVFPGPEEGSMDFEACLSPETLLAMTDDAEFNEALVS, via the coding sequence ATGACAAACATTCGCTTCTTATCCACCACCACCGTCCGGCCGACGGCGAGCCATCCCAGCGAGTCAACCCGGAGGCTTGAGCTTACTCCATGGGATCTTCAACTCCTTGCAgttgatcaaatccaaaaggGCCTCCTCTTCTACAAACCTACACCCtcccaagaaaaaaaactaaaaggcAGTGTCAGTGTCATCGATCACCTGAAGTCCTCTCTATCCCGCACGttggatattttttttcctcttgccGGCCGCCTAGTCAAGGTTGAAAATGATGATGATAAGACCACCTCTTTCTTTGTCGACTGCAATAACCATGGAGGAGCAGAGTTTGTTCATGCAGTGGCAGATGGCGTCACCGTGGCCGATATCCTTGAGCCCCTCTACGTTCCCGATATTGTCAACTCCTTCTTTTTGATGAACAAGGTGTTGAACTGCGAAGGTGTTTCCAAGCCATTGCTGGCGGTTCAAGTGACTGAGCTCGTTGATGGCATCTTCATCGGTTGCACTTTAAACCACAGCGTTGTGGACGGCACAACCTTCTGGCGTTTCTTTAATACTTGGTCTCGGATCTCTACGGGTTCTGCTAATTCCACCTCACAATCTCCTCCGATCATCGGATTGGGTTTTCTTGATGGTATTATAGATCTCCCCATTCACATTCCTTTCCAATTCCAGCGCAATGAAATTCATGAGGACGAGAGTTCCAACACTTGTCCACCTCTAAAACAaagagtttttcatttttcaaaggAGAAAATCCAACAACTTAAAGCAAAAGCAAATGCTGAAATGAGCACTAACAAGATCTCGTCCCTTCAAGCGGTTCTTGCTCATCTTTGGCGATCTGTGGTTCGCAGCCGACGTCTCAATGCTGATGAAGAGGTTTTTTACTGCTTACTTGTGGGATTGAGGCAAAGATTACAACCGCCTTTGCCGGAGGAGTATCTCGGAAACGCGATTCTAGTGGTGAACGTAAAGGCCACTGCAGGGGATCTTCTTGAACAAGGACTAGGCTGGGCGGCTTCGCAGATAAACAAGACGATTGCTTCTCAAAAagcagaagaaataaaaaaatatgtggagGATTGGATAAAAACCCCTAAGTTTCTAACACCCACTTCGCTGCCAAGTAATAGATTGGTCACAGGAAGCTCGCCGCGGTTCAATGTGTACGGTAATGACTTCGGTTGGGGAAGACCCCTCGCAGTGCGGAGTGGTGTTGGGAACAAGTCTGACGGGAAGTTAACGGTGTTTCCCGGGCCAGAAGAAGGAAGTATGGACTTTGAAGCTTGCCTCTCGCCTGAGACGTTGCTGGCTATGACGGACGATGCAGAGTTCAACGAGGCATTAGTCTCATAA
- the LOC132188692 gene encoding uncharacterized acetyltransferase At3g50280-like, which yields MTNIRFISSATVQPTASLSESTGRVELTPWDLQLIAINHIQKGLLFLKPSPSQENKLKGSDSVIDHLKTSLSRTLDIFYPLAGRLVMVENDDDKTTSFSVDCNNLHGGAEFVHAVADDVTVADILEPLYVPDIVNSFFLMNTVLNCEGVSKPLLAVQVTELVDGIFIGCTLNHSVADGTTFWRFFNTWSGISTGSSDPTSQTPPIFGSGFLDGIMNLPIRIPFQFQRNERSNTSPPLKQRVFHFSKEKIQQLKAKANDEMSTNKISSLQAVLAHLWRSVVHSRRLNADEEVCYCVLVGMRQRLQPPLPEEYLGNAVLLVNVTATAGDLLEHGLGWVASQINKTIASQKAEEIKKYVEDWIKTPKFITPTFLPSNRLVTGSSPRFNVYGNDFGWGRPLAVRSGAGNKFHGNLTVFPGLEEGSMDFEACLSPETLLAMADDAEFNEALVS from the coding sequence ATGACAAACATTCGCTTCATATCCTCGGCCACCGTCCAGCCGACAGCGAGCCTCAGCGAGTCAACCGGGAGAGTTGAGCTGACTCCATGGGATCTTCAACTCATCGCAATTAATCACATCCAAAAAGGCCTCCTCTTCCTCAAACCTTCCCCCTCCcaagaaaataaactaaaaggCAGTGACAGCGTCATCGATCACTTAAAAACCTCTCTATCCCGGACGTTGGATATTTTCTATCCTCTCGCCGGCCGGCTAGTCATGGTTGAAAACGATGATGATAAGACCACCTCTTTCTCTGTCGACTGCAATAACCTGCATGGAGGAGCAGAGTTTGTTCATGCGGTAGCAGATGACGTCACCGTGGCCGATATCCTTGAGCCCCTCTACGTTCCCGATATTGTCAACTCCTTCTTTTTGATGAACACGGTGTTGAACTGCGAAGGTGTTTCCAAGCCATTGCTGGCGGTGCAAGTGACTGAGCTCGTTGATGGCATCTTCATCGGTTGCACTTTAAACCACAGCGTTGCGGACGGCACTACCTTCTGGCGTTTCTTCAATACTTGGTCTGGGATCTCTACAGGTTCTTCTGATCCCACCTCACAAACTCCTCCGATCTTCGGGTCGGGTTTTCTTGATGGTATTATGAATCTCCCCATTCGTATTCCTTTCCAATTCCAGCGCAATGAGAGATCCAACACTTCCCCACCCCTAAAACAGagagtttttcatttttcaaaggAGAAAATCCAACAACTTAAAGCAAAAGCAAATGATGAAATGAGCACTAACAAGATCTCGTCCCTTCAAGCGGTTCTTGCTCATCTTTGGCGATCTGTGGTTCACAGCCGGCGTCTCAATGCTGATGAAGAGGTTTGTTACTGCGTACTTGTGGGAATGAGGCAAAGATTACAACCACCATTGCCGGAGGAGTATCTAGGAAACGCGGTTCTATTGGTCAACGTAACGGCCACTGCAGGGGATCTTCTTGAACACGGACTAGGCTGGGTGGCTTCGCAGATAAACAAGACGATTGCTTCTCAAAAagcagaagaaataaaaaaatatgtggagGATTGGATAAAAACCCCTAAGTTTATAACTCCCACTTTCCTGCCAAGTAATAGATTGGTCACAGGAAGCTCGCCGCGGTTCAATGTGTACGGTAATGACTTCGGTTGGGGAAGACCCCTCGCGGTGCGGAGTGGTGCTGGGAACAAGTTTCACGGGAATTTAACGGTGTTTCCCGGGCTAGAAGAAGGAAGTATGGATTTTGAAGCTTGCCTGTCGCCTGAGACGTTGCTGGCTATGGCGGACGATGCAGAGTTCAACGAGGCATTAGTGTCATAA